A region from the Catellatospora sp. TT07R-123 genome encodes:
- a CDS encoding DNA primase: protein MADTLWDEYEVSPVEIALPGGKVGLTLRAYRSASALTPTDVSDREDDDDVFAERGLRRPIGLADEEELPEFEWTKEALDEIAAGPAEDEVAERAVEAAEDEESEESADESDQGDEEVPVFLSHKGKLLLFASAKGLADFVRSSAPHDLKQLEGWAKLAKKVKADDVVAGDDDAYELDLVVENLRGGPDAWDPELLLRAGEIARDISYALRLKPVIVSLAPGSPLDDLDEALRATEEGGFGSFFAKRKLRKIGAEQASIGWRSIIGKISAAVDWRD, encoded by the coding sequence GTGGCGGACACGCTCTGGGACGAGTACGAGGTCTCCCCGGTCGAGATTGCGCTTCCCGGCGGGAAGGTCGGCCTGACGCTGCGGGCGTACCGCTCGGCGAGCGCGCTGACCCCGACCGACGTCAGCGACCGCGAGGACGACGACGACGTCTTCGCCGAGCGCGGCCTGCGCCGCCCGATCGGCCTGGCCGACGAGGAGGAGCTGCCGGAGTTCGAGTGGACCAAGGAAGCCCTCGACGAGATCGCCGCCGGCCCCGCCGAGGACGAGGTGGCCGAGCGCGCCGTGGAGGCCGCCGAGGACGAGGAGTCCGAGGAGTCCGCCGACGAGTCCGACCAGGGCGACGAAGAGGTCCCGGTCTTCCTGTCGCACAAGGGCAAGCTGCTGCTGTTCGCCTCGGCCAAGGGCCTGGCCGACTTCGTGCGCTCCAGCGCCCCGCACGACCTCAAGCAGCTCGAAGGCTGGGCGAAGCTCGCGAAGAAGGTCAAGGCCGACGACGTCGTGGCCGGCGACGACGACGCGTACGAGCTGGACCTCGTGGTGGAGAACCTGCGGGGCGGCCCGGACGCCTGGGACCCCGAGCTGCTGCTGCGCGCCGGTGAGATCGCCCGCGACATCAGCTACGCTCTTCGCCTCAAGCCGGTGATCGTGTCGCTGGCGCCCGGCTCCCCGCTCGACGACCTCGACGAGGCGCTGCGCGCCACTGAAGAGGGAGGCTTCGGCTCCTTCTTCGCCAAGCGCAAGCTCCGCAAAATCGGGGCAGAGCAGGCATCCATCGGCTGGCGCTCGATTATCGGCAAGATCTCTGCCGCCGTGGACTGGCGCGACTGA
- a CDS encoding transposase, which translates to MALVRVYCGIASTAPAVEDDSLGAVNRLTVAVVDDSGRLLEFCVINDDPAGYAQVTSMLAERFGGTTMVTVAVDSDDHQVISLLATSGRAIAYTDDESADEFADRFAEDDTLDEVNASADERRAVGLARALQAGALSAVVGPPPREFVAFKPVLAAHAALAVGRHAAAVALREVLRELYPAALRAYPDPAEPVALAVLEALPEPGLLSTQPGSRSRENGATAESVAARLVSDGICDSATALEAVMALRVAIAETPRRNGVGKQLLTAVADAVRSSVAAVRASDDARAALIETLTERSAPVAPQQQTLGRRSGVPVTSAPPATAAAATGARRRTQPMPLNQTPAAPRPMQAPPVAPEPVAAAPTAPEPMDRPSWSPNAAPVERPSWSPSTPPVPPGFEPTPLTGTPVVSPVAAQPQAPAPTPVQQQPRQVPTPIPSQRATRATPADTGKPFVPTLTNAAISSERAARGFNPQPQPSATDVPADVTGFEPSYGDYAEEYGDDPLGMNPPARPAAPPRQAAPTPPPAPAGSRANWPLNSEQDEVARSADRSPDRVTPPWLDDDLVLPEAPSLRVVEPMPRRGSRDDDAPPLRLVDDSALTGARPKPHRTERASSPASGEDDDLLIFASVSSAWFAGPSTEDELTWNSAADTGWRAAEQAARPSVGNDTTAGLPRRVPSANLVPGSTPEREERPLRIVRDAAGIAAHTSNYFRGWRRGNQEIGGFAVGGRPGRESANGWDFSREHERDDRDERDERDYRDMRDHRDQRDPRDDRGQYGYRAANYR; encoded by the coding sequence GTGGCGCTCGTGCGGGTGTATTGCGGTATCGCTTCGACTGCTCCGGCGGTCGAGGACGACTCGCTGGGGGCCGTCAACCGGCTCACGGTGGCGGTCGTCGACGATTCCGGCAGGCTGCTGGAGTTCTGCGTCATCAACGACGATCCCGCTGGCTATGCCCAGGTGACGTCGATGCTCGCGGAGCGGTTCGGCGGCACCACGATGGTGACGGTCGCGGTCGACAGCGATGACCACCAGGTCATCTCGCTGCTGGCCACCTCCGGGCGGGCCATCGCCTACACCGACGACGAGAGCGCGGACGAGTTCGCCGACCGGTTCGCCGAGGACGACACGCTCGACGAGGTGAACGCCTCCGCCGACGAGCGGCGCGCCGTGGGCCTGGCCCGCGCGTTGCAGGCCGGTGCGCTGTCGGCCGTGGTCGGCCCGCCGCCGCGCGAGTTCGTCGCGTTCAAGCCCGTGCTGGCCGCGCACGCGGCGCTGGCCGTCGGGCGGCACGCCGCCGCGGTGGCGCTGCGCGAGGTGCTGCGCGAGCTGTACCCGGCCGCCCTGCGCGCGTACCCGGATCCCGCCGAGCCGGTGGCCCTGGCCGTGCTGGAGGCCCTGCCCGAGCCGGGCCTGCTGTCCACCCAGCCCGGCAGCCGCAGCCGCGAGAACGGCGCCACCGCCGAGAGCGTCGCCGCCCGGCTGGTCTCCGACGGCATCTGCGACTCCGCCACCGCGCTGGAGGCCGTGATGGCGCTGCGGGTGGCCATCGCCGAGACGCCGCGCCGCAACGGGGTCGGCAAGCAGCTGCTGACGGCGGTCGCCGACGCGGTCCGGTCCAGCGTCGCCGCGGTGCGCGCCAGCGACGACGCCCGTGCCGCCCTGATCGAGACCCTCACCGAGCGCTCGGCGCCCGTGGCGCCGCAGCAGCAGACCCTGGGCCGCCGCAGCGGCGTCCCGGTCACCTCCGCCCCGCCGGCCACCGCGGCCGCCGCGACCGGAGCCCGCCGCCGCACGCAGCCCATGCCGCTGAACCAGACCCCCGCGGCGCCGCGCCCGATGCAGGCCCCGCCGGTCGCTCCGGAGCCCGTTGCCGCCGCGCCGACCGCGCCCGAGCCGATGGACCGCCCGTCGTGGAGCCCGAACGCCGCGCCGGTCGAGCGCCCGTCGTGGAGCCCGAGCACCCCGCCGGTGCCGCCCGGCTTCGAGCCGACGCCGCTGACGGGCACGCCCGTCGTCAGCCCGGTCGCGGCACAGCCGCAGGCCCCGGCCCCCACGCCGGTCCAGCAGCAGCCGCGCCAGGTGCCCACGCCGATCCCGTCGCAGCGCGCGACCCGTGCCACGCCCGCCGACACCGGCAAGCCGTTCGTGCCGACGCTGACCAACGCCGCGATCAGCAGCGAGCGGGCCGCACGCGGGTTCAACCCGCAGCCGCAGCCCTCGGCGACGGACGTGCCCGCCGACGTGACCGGCTTCGAGCCGTCCTACGGCGACTACGCCGAGGAGTACGGCGACGACCCGCTGGGCATGAACCCGCCCGCCCGACCGGCCGCCCCGCCGCGGCAGGCCGCGCCGACCCCGCCGCCGGCGCCCGCCGGCTCCCGCGCCAACTGGCCGCTCAACAGCGAGCAGGACGAGGTCGCCCGGTCGGCCGACCGCTCCCCCGACCGGGTCACCCCGCCGTGGCTCGACGACGACCTGGTGCTGCCCGAGGCGCCGTCGCTGCGCGTGGTGGAGCCCATGCCCCGGCGCGGTTCCCGCGACGACGACGCCCCGCCGCTGCGGCTGGTCGACGACAGCGCGCTGACCGGCGCCCGGCCCAAACCGCACCGGACCGAGCGGGCCTCCAGCCCGGCCAGCGGCGAGGACGACGACCTGCTGATCTTCGCTTCGGTCTCCTCGGCCTGGTTCGCCGGTCCGAGCACCGAGGACGAGCTCACCTGGAACTCCGCCGCGGACACCGGCTGGCGTGCGGCCGAGCAGGCGGCCCGGCCGTCGGTCGGCAACGACACCACCGCGGGTCTGCCGCGCCGGGTGCCGTCGGCCAACCTGGTGCCGGGCTCGACGCCGGAGCGCGAGGAGCGGCCGCTGCGCATAGTGCGCGACGCCGCCGGCATCGCCGCGCACACCAGCAACTACTTCCGGGGCTGGCGCCGGGGCAACCAGGAGATCGGCGGCTTCGCCGTCGGCGGCCGCCCTGGCCGCGAGTCGGCCAACGGCTGGGACTTCAGCCGCGAGCACGAGCGCGACGACCGGGACGAGCGCGACGAACGCGACTACCGGGACATGCGCGACCACCGCGATCAACGGGACCCCCGCGACGACCGCGGCCAGTACGGCTACCGCGCCGCCAACTACCGCTGA
- a CDS encoding ABC transporter substrate-binding protein, with protein MYDATGGLNRRSALKGGLGLVTAALVAACSDPVASDAGETGELVIGASLELTGTGSALGKLQEQALKVGVDELNAIGIPYGEGRLYIRTVVKDNGGNPATAMQNIKDLIENDRVSAVVGGVTVETARAMIPVAEESKVPLLCLNSGDEISVPLPQRRFVYQLGPNPSDTASVMARDLRRQDLTTVAVLASGDGHGDAGVHALPRALTATGRTLVDSVRLPKSGRAFDAAAQRIIDAEPDAVIVWAQAPISAAATAALRNAGYTGKIFLDPGAGADETLNGPNGAALEGAYIVHSTVLAGAPTMATTPSGRAARAFIFRYIQEYGAFSGFAPYAADALSLVATAARRAVSTDPQRLRGRLEGGPIEGVCGAYSFQPISHGGLEPDALTLFVARRGAWVRLS; from the coding sequence ATGTACGACGCGACAGGTGGACTGAACCGGCGCTCCGCCCTCAAGGGCGGGCTGGGGCTGGTCACCGCAGCGCTGGTGGCCGCGTGTTCGGATCCCGTCGCCTCGGACGCGGGCGAGACCGGCGAGCTCGTCATCGGGGCCAGCCTGGAGCTGACCGGGACCGGCTCGGCGCTGGGCAAGCTCCAGGAGCAGGCGCTGAAGGTCGGCGTCGACGAGCTCAACGCCATCGGCATCCCGTACGGCGAGGGCCGGCTGTACATCCGCACCGTGGTCAAGGACAACGGCGGCAACCCGGCCACCGCGATGCAGAACATCAAGGACCTGATCGAGAACGACAGGGTCAGCGCGGTCGTCGGCGGCGTCACCGTGGAGACCGCCCGCGCCATGATCCCGGTCGCCGAGGAGTCCAAGGTCCCGCTGCTGTGCCTCAACAGCGGTGACGAGATCTCCGTGCCGCTGCCGCAGCGCAGGTTCGTCTACCAGCTCGGCCCCAACCCCTCCGACACCGCCTCGGTGATGGCCCGCGACCTGCGGCGCCAGGACCTGACCACGGTCGCCGTGCTGGCCAGCGGCGACGGCCACGGTGACGCGGGCGTGCACGCGCTGCCCCGCGCCCTGACCGCGACCGGCCGCACGCTGGTCGACTCGGTGCGCCTGCCCAAGTCCGGCCGGGCCTTCGACGCCGCCGCGCAGCGCATCATCGACGCCGAGCCCGACGCCGTGATCGTGTGGGCGCAGGCCCCGATCAGCGCTGCGGCCACCGCCGCGCTGCGCAACGCCGGGTACACCGGCAAGATCTTCCTGGACCCGGGTGCGGGCGCCGACGAGACCCTCAACGGCCCCAACGGGGCGGCACTGGAAGGCGCCTACATCGTGCACTCCACCGTGCTCGCCGGGGCACCGACGATGGCCACCACGCCGTCGGGCCGGGCGGCACGCGCCTTCATCTTCCGCTACATCCAGGAGTACGGGGCGTTCTCCGGCTTCGCGCCGTACGCGGCCGACGCGCTGAGCCTGGTGGCGACCGCGGCCCGGCGCGCCGTCAGCACCGACCCGCAGCGCCTGCGCGGCCGGCTGGAGGGCGGCCCGATCGAGGGCGTCTGCGGCGCGTACTCGTTCCAGCCCATCTCGCACGGCGGGCTGGAGCCCGACGCGCTGACGCTGTTCGTGGCGCGCCGGGGCGCCTGGGTGCGACTCAGCTGA
- a CDS encoding ATP/GTP-binding protein: MSHRPAANGAGGRVTSAKIVIAGGFGVGKTTLVGSVSEITPLTTEAIMTSAGVGVDDTRQIPNKTTTTVAMDFGRISIDRDLILYLFGTPGQTRFWFMWDELVRGAIGAVVMVDTRRLADCFAAIDFFEHRKLPYLIAINCFDGQQYHQAQDVRDALAIQTDVPVVSCDARNRESTKQVLISLVEYVLSMRRTRTGAPA, translated from the coding sequence ATGTCACACCGCCCCGCCGCGAACGGCGCGGGCGGACGGGTGACATCGGCGAAGATCGTCATCGCCGGCGGCTTCGGCGTCGGCAAGACGACGCTGGTAGGTTCCGTTTCGGAGATCACGCCGCTGACCACTGAAGCGATTATGACTTCGGCGGGTGTCGGCGTGGATGACACGCGCCAGATTCCCAACAAGACGACCACCACGGTGGCGATGGACTTCGGTCGTATCTCGATCGACCGCGATCTCATCCTCTACCTGTTCGGCACCCCGGGCCAGACGCGTTTCTGGTTCATGTGGGACGAGCTGGTGCGGGGCGCGATCGGTGCCGTCGTGATGGTCGACACCCGCCGGCTGGCGGACTGCTTCGCGGCGATCGACTTCTTCGAGCACCGCAAGCTGCCCTACCTGATCGCGATCAACTGCTTCGACGGTCAGCAGTACCACCAGGCCCAGGACGTACGGGACGCGCTCGCGATCCAGACGGACGTGCCGGTGGTCAGCTGCGACGCGCGTAACCGCGAGTCGACCAAGCAGGTGCTGATCTCCCTGGTCGAGTACGTGCTGTCGATGCGGCGGACCCGCACCGGCGCACCCGCCTGA